Part of the Sandaracinaceae bacterium genome, CGCCACGCCCCTCCGCGTACAGCACCCCGAGGTGGTAGCAGCCATAGGGCTCCCCGCGCTCGCACGCACGTCGGTAGAAGGACTGCGCGGTCGTGATGTCGTCTGGCACGCCCCGGCCGAACTCGTAGGCCATGCCGACGTTGTCGCAGCCGTCCGGGTCGCCCGCGTCGCACGCGTGGCGGAACAGGGCGAGCGCCCGCTCGTGGTCGGCCTCGCCCAGCATCCCCTCGTCATGGAGCGTGCCCAGCGACGTGCATGCGCGCACCACGCCCCCGTCACACGCGCGCTGGTACAGCGTCGCCGCAGCCCGTGGGACCTCGCCCTCGCCCAGGGCGTCCGCCTCGAGGCACCAACCGGAGTAGTGACACCCCACCAACTCACCCGCGTCGCATGCACGCGCGTGCACCTGGCACGCAGCGTCGAAGTCCACCGACTCGGCGGCGTGTTCCAGCTGCAACCACGCGTGCTCCGTACAGCCCAGCGGCTCTCCCGCCGCGCAGGCGTCCCGCGTGAGCTGCAGCGCGCGCCGTAAGTCGCGAAAGGCCTCGGGTCCACGCATCAGCGCCTCCCCCAACATGGCGCACCCACGCTGTGAGCCGCGCGAGCAGGCGAGCTGGAACGCGTCGCGCGCCTGGCGGAGGTTGTAAGGGCGGCCCTGCGCGCGCAGGTGACGCTGCCCCTCCAGCAACAGGGCATCGCCGTCTTCGACGCTCGTCCCCGCCCCCGCCGGGGACGCACCGCCGCAGCCCGTGAACGTGAGGACGCACAGCACGCCGACGGCGGTGAGCCACGAGCCCGACTCGACCCCGGAGCGGGCCGGACGGATGGTGCGTGCGGGACGTAGCGAGCACGAGGCGCGCACCGGACACAGGCGACGCGTCGACGACTGGGGAGGGACCGAGAGCATGCGCCCCGCGATGCTACCGCGACGTGCGCTTCGCCGCGAGACGGGAGGCGGGCACGGTCGCGTCACCGCTCACCAGCGGCGAGAAGAAGTTGTCTTTCTTCATGTGCTCGTCCACGCGGAACGCGAACTTGTAGCTGGGCGCGGAGCGCATGCTGCAGTCGGTGCGCTCGCAGAAGCGGCAGGTGGTGCCCACGCGCACGGCCAGCTTGCGGTCCACGAGGGGCATGTCGTCCGCGTAGGCCAGGTGCTTGGCGGCGTCGGCGTGCGTGCCGAGGCCGATGCTGTAGGCCGTGCCGCGCGCCATGCTCCCCCGCGACGGCTCGGCCACCACTTTGGCGAAGCAGAAGAAGGTGCTCAGGTCCGGGTACTCGCTGTACTGACGCGTGATCACGCTCGGGTTCAGGAACGCGAGGTGCACCGCCATCTTCGGGCAGCTGCCCGCGTGCTGCGCGAAGCGGATGCCGTCGCCCGAGTAGCGCTTGCTGATGTTGCCCGCCACGTCGACGCGCAGGAAGTGCATCGGCAGGCCGCGGCGCTTGGGGTCGGCCAGGTTGCACATGCGGTGCGCGACAGTCTCGTACGACGACTCGAACATCTGCGTGAGCAGGTCCACGTCGTAGCGCGTGCGCGTCACCGCCTCGAAGAACTCGGCGTAGGGCAAGAGCAGCGCACCCGCGAAGTAGTTCGCGAGGTGGATCTTGATCAGCCGCGCCGTCTCGCTGTGGCGCACGGGAAAGCGGGAGATGACCTCTTGATGCAGGCCCTCGCGGTCGAACAGGCGCAGCGCGATGGTGCTCGCCAGCTGGAAGCGCAGGCGCTGCTCGAAGAGCTCGTCGCTGACGGTGAGCACCTGCGCGGCCGCGTCCCAGCGCCGGATGACCGAGCTGTCTTGATCGGCGCTCGCGGTACGCACCGTCACGTCGAAGTGCTCGCGCAGGACGCGAACGAGATCGGCGCTGCGTGTCCCCTTCGTGAGCCCCGTGTCGCGCCGCAGCTCCTCCGCGCGCTCTTCCAGGTGCGCGAACCAGTTCTCGTGCCGCTCGAGGAAGTCCGTGACCTCGTCGAAGGGGCTGTAGTCGAAGCGCAGCGAGTCCTCTTCGTCGTCATCGGCCTCGCGCCGGGCCAGGCTGGCGAGCACGTTGTCCAGCTGCGTGCGGGTGTTCTTGTAGAGGTTGAAGAGCGCCGTGATGGTGGTCACCACCTTGGGCTCGGCGCCGATGCCCGCCAGGTCGTCCTCGGTGAGGTTGAGCGAGCGCATCAGCGGCTCGTCCAGCAGGCGGGCCAGGCCGTCGTCCACGCGCGGCTCCCCGAGCGACGCCATGAACTCCTCCATGCTGACCTCGAACAGCTCGAGCGCCTTGAACAGCAGGGGCAGCTGCATGGCGCGCTTGCCCTTCTCGATGAGGCTCAGGTAGGCCGGAGAGATGTCGAGACGGCGCGCCACCTCGCCCTGCTGGAGGCCGCGCTGGACCCGCAGCTCGCGCACGCGCGCGCCCATGGTGGCGTGATTGGTCTTCATCCGTGCTCGTTCCGGTAGCCGCTGCTTTACAAGAGCGCCGCCACAGGCGCACTATTTACGTCATCTTTACAACCGCCGCCAGGCTGTCCCGCACTCCGGCTTGACCGAAGGGACACGTATGTTACGCCGTTCGGCAAGGTCTGTCGTCGTGTGAAGCTGTAAAGCACCGCAACGTACGCCATACCAACCCATGACCACCCCGGCCGCTCCCGCGCGGTCTTTGAAGAGGTATCGACCCATGAGCGAGCGCCCCGAGATCGTCCCCGTTGGCAAGGTCCCCGAGCTGGGCACCGTGCCGCAGAAGATGCACGCGTACGTCATCCGCCCCGAGCGCTTCGGCGAGCCGAAGAAGTCCTTCGTGCACGAGGAGATCGAGACGTGGAAGGCCGGCCCGGGCGAGGTCCTGGTGCAGGTCATGGCCGCGGGCGTGAACTTCAACGGCATCTGGGCGGGCCTGGCCGAGCCGGTGAACATCCTCAAGGCGCACGGCCTGGACTTCCACATCGCCGGCTCGGACGCCTCGGGTGTCATCTGGTCCGTCGGTGAGGGCGTGCACAACTGGAAGGTGGGCGACGAGGTGGTGCTGCACTGCAACCACCTGGTGGAGCCGGGCGCCTCCGACCTGCAGACCATCTGGGGCTACGAGACCCCCGACGGGTCGTTCGCGCAGTTCACGAAGGTGCAGGCGCAGCAGGTGCTGAAGAAGCCGCCCCAGCTCACCTGGGAAGAGTCGGCCAGCTACGGCCTCACGTACTACACGGCGCACCGCATGCTGGTGGACCGCGCCAAGCTGCAGCCGGGCGAGACCTGCCTCATCTGGGGCGCGGGTGGTGGCCTCGGCGTGTTTGCGGTGCAGCTCGCCGCCATCATGGGCGCGCGCCCCATCGCGGTCGTGTCGAGCGACGACAAGGCCGAGCTGTGCATGAAGCTGGGCGCCGTGGGCGTGATCAACCGCAAGGAGTTCCCGGCCCTCCAGTACAAGGACAACATGACCCCGGCCGAGGAGGCCGAGCACCAGAAGGCCATGAAGGCCTTCGGCAAGCGCATCTGGGAGATCCTCGGTGAGCGCACGGGCCTCGACGTGGTCTTCGAGCACGTCGGCAAGACCACCTTCCCGGCCAGCGTCTTCTTGGCCAACAAGTACGGCCGCATCGTCATCTGCGGCGCCACCACGGGCTACAACCTCACGTTCGACGTGCGCCACCTGTGGATGCGCCAGAAGCAGATCATCGGCTCGCACTTCGCGGACGCGGACTCGTGCCGCCGCGCGAACGACCTGATGCTGCAGGACAAGATCAAGCCCGTCATGACGCGCCTCTTCACGTGGGACGAGATCCCGCAGGCGCACCAGCTCATGTACGAGAACAAGCTGCACGGCACGGTCTCGTGCCTCGTCGGCGCCCCCCGCCCGGGTCTCAAGAACTACGCCGAGACCCTGGCCGTCATGAACGAAGGCTGAGCAGACCATGCAGAACGTCATCGAAGCGGTCAGCGCCGTCTACAAGAAGGCGCACGACAACCTGAAGGCCAAGGTCGTGGTCGGCGGTCGCCTCAAGGGCAACCTCCTGAACGACGAGCAGCTCGCGGCGCACGCGCTGGCCTACCTGGCCACCGAGCTCGAGGCGTGCCGCCAGCTCTCCGCCTGGGCGGAGACGGTGGGCGGCGAGTTCGAGGGCAAGGTCGCCCGCGCCTACATCGGGGAGCTGGCCCGCAACCTGCGCGGCGGCGTGGACCTGGGTGCCTGCGAGAACATCGCGCTCGCGGACCTGGGCATCACCGACGCGGACCTCGCGGACTCGCTGCTGCACCCCGACGTGCAGGCCTTCAGCGCCCAGCACGCGACCGGCGCCATCTACCTCGAGATCGCGAAGCACGCGCGCGACAACGGCTTCGGCGACCCCGGCCTCGGCGACGAGATGCTGGAGGAGATCCGCGCGCAGTTCGCCAAGTTCACGGACCAGAAGGTGATCCCCATCGCCCAGGACGTGCACCGGCAGGACAAGCTCATCCCGATGGGGATCCTCGAGCAGCTCGCCGAGCTGGGCGTGTTCGGGCTCACCATCCCGGAGGAGTACGGCGGGCTCGGGCTGAGCAAGGTGGCCATGTGCGTGGTCACCGAGGAGCTCTCGCGCGGCTACATCGGCGTTGGCTCGCTCGGCACGCGCAGCGAGATCGCGGCCGAGCTCATCATCGGCGGCGGCACGGAAGCGCAGAAGCAGGAGTGGCTGCCCAAGCTCGCGTCCGGTGAGGTGCTCTCGACGGCCGTCTTCACCGAGCCGAACAACGGCAGCGACCTCGCCAACCTGACCACCCGCGCGGTGAAGCAGGAAGACGGGAGCTACGTGGTGAGCGGCGCCAAGACGTGGATCACGCACGCCGTGCGCGCCGACGTCATGACGCTGCTGGCGCGCACGAACCCAGACGCGCCCGGCTACCAGGGCCTGTCCATGTTCCTGGCGAAGAAGACGCGCCTGAGTGGCGAGCCCGGCGAGCCCGAGTTCGTGGACAAGGGCCTCACCGGCACCGAGATCAAGGTGCTGGGCTACCGCGGCATGAAGGAGTACGAGCTCAGCTTCGACGGCTTCACCGTGCCCGGCGCGAACCTGCTGGGCGGCGAGGAGGGCGCGGGCTTCAAGCAGCTGATGCGCACCTTCGAGAGCGCGCGCATCCAGACGGCCGCGCGCGGCGTGGGCGTGGCGCAGGCGGCGTTGAACGACGCCATCCTGTACGCCACCGAGCGCGAGCAGTTCGGCGGGCCCATCTTCCAGTTCCCGCGCGTGGCGCGGAAGATCGGGCGGATGGTCACGCGCATCCAGGCGGCGCGTCAGCTGACGTACTTCAGCGCCCGCGAGAAGGACCAGGAGAAGCGCTGCGACCTCGAGGCCGGCATGGCCAAGCTGCTCGCCACGCGCGCGGCGTGGGAGTCGGCGGACGCCAATGTGCAGATCCACGGCGGCAACGGCTTCGCGGAGGAGTACACCGCGTCCCGCCTGCTGGTGGACTCGCGCGTGCTCAGCATCTTCGAGGGCGCGAACGAGATCCAGGCGCACGTCGTCGCGCGGCGCCTGCTCGAGGACTGAGCGCCGCGACGGGGGCACGGACCGAGGAGACCGAGCTAGACGCACCCCGGACTGAAGAGGCTGGCTCAGAACGGCAAACCGTCGCGGATTTGGGCACCCCGGACTGAAAGTCCGGGGCAGCGATCTCAGGTGATCGCCAGCTCGAAGTCCGCCCCCTGCGGAGGCGGACTGCGTCTCGTGAACTGCTGTCGGGTGTTGGGCGGGACGGCTGCGTTCTTGGATTTTCGGTGGCGCCGAGCAAGACAGTCCTCCCCCTTGTGGGGAGGACTTTGGAGAGCGCCCGGCGGTAGCCGGGTGCTCGGAAGGATGCTGCCCCGGACTTTAGTCCGGGGTGCCCCCACAGCCCCCAGCTCGCCCAAGTTGCCCCCGAGCTATCGACGACTACTTCTTGGACTTGGCGGCGCGCTTGCCCATGGAGTCGGCCTGCGCGGGGGCGCCCACGACGGGCAGGTCGTAGCGGGTCTTGCCGGCCTCGAGCTGCTTCACCAGCTGAGCGCGGACCTCGGGGCGCGTGCCGGCCACGATGCGGGCCGCGAGGAAGGCGGCGTTCTTGGCGCCGTCGATGGCCACGGTGGCCACGGGGATGCCGGGCGGCATCATCACGGTGGAGAGCAGCGCGTCCATGCCGTCGAGCGCGTTGGACTTGAGGGGCACGCCGATGACCGGGCGCGTGGTGTGCGCGGCCACTACGCCGGCGAGATGCGCGGCCATGCCGGCGCAGGCGATGAAGACCTCCACGCCCGCCTCTTCGGCGGCCTGCACGTAGGCCACGGCCTCGTGCGGCGTGCGGTGGGCGGAGAGCACGCGCGTGTCGCTCGGCACGCCGAGCTCGTCGAGCACGTCACGCGCCTGCACGACCACGGGCAGGTCGCTCGGGCTACCGGTCATGATGGCGACGAGGGGGGCGGGAGCGGCGGCGGCGGACTTGAGGGGCTTCTTCTTGGGCACCAGGGACTCCTTGTGGGGTGGGCGCGCAGCTTAGAGCACGATCCAGAAGCCGCGCAAACCCCACCCGAAACGCCGCGGAGCCCGCGACGGCGGACGGCGCGCTCAGCCCACGCGTGGTGCAGGCCCCGGTGCCACCACGCGCCGCGCGTCCTCCACGGAGGCCAAGATGGCGCGCGCCCGCTCGACGAACAGCCGCCCCGCGGGCGTGGGGGTCATGCCGCTCGCGCGACGTTCGAAGAGCTCTGTGCCCAGCTCTTCTTCGAGCGCGCGCAGCTTGCGGGTGAGCGGCGGCTGGCTGATGTGCAGGCGCCGCGCCGCACGCACGAGCGCGCCCTCTTCCGCGATGGCCACGACGGTCTCGAGCTGCTCCAGCGACACGTCCCGAGTGTAGCCCGTTTCCGACGGCCACGACACGCGCAGCCCCATACCCAGACGGTATGAGGCGACGCGCGGCGTCCGGGCTACGGTCGTCACATGCGTGAGCGCATCCCCCTCCTGAACGAGAAACAGCAGGCCGCCATGCGCCGTGCAGGCCGCGCCGCAGCGCAGACGCTCGCACGGGCCGCCGCGAGCGTCCGCGCCGGCCTGACCACGGGCGAGATCGACGCGCTGGTGGCGCGCGACACCAAGGAGCGCGGCGGGCGCTGCGCCCAGTACCACTACCGCGTGGGCCGCCAGGTCTTCCCCGCCCATGTGTGCACCTCGGTGAACGAGGTCGTGTGCCACGGCATCCCAGGCCCACGTGCTCTACGCGACGGAGACATCGTGAACGTCGACGTGACCACCGAGCTGCGCGGCTGGCACGGGGACACGTCGCGGACGCTCCGCGTGGGCACGCCAGGCCCCGACGCAGCGCACGTGGTGGACGTCGCGGAGCGCGCGCTCGCCGTGGGCATCGCGGCCGTGCGCCCCGGCGCAACGCTGCACGAGCTGGGCGCCGCGATCGAGGCGTTCGTGCAGCGCGAGGGCTGCAGCGTGGTGCGCGACTTCGGCGGGCACGGCATCGGGCGCCAGATGCACATGGCGCCGCACGTGCCACACCACGCGTGCAGCACCCCGGGCCCGCAGCTGGTCCCTGGGATGTGCTTCACGGTGGAGCCCATGGTGTGCCTGGGCGCGCCTCACGTGCGGGTGCTCGCAGACGGCTGGACGGTCGTGACCGCAGACGGGCGCCTCTCGGCTCAGGCGGAGCACACGCTGCTGGTCACCGAGGACGGCGTCGAGGTGCTGACACGTGCGCCAGACGACGCCTGAGCGCACCCGCGGGCACACGGAATACGGCACGCGCCGGTGCGGGTTGTTGGCCGCGTCAATTCGTACGTGGTAGCCGCAGAGTCGTGATGAAGCAGAGCCCCCGCTGGTCCCACCCTTCCAAGAAGCGTGGCGCGCGCGCCGCGCGTGTGCTGACGCCGTCCGTCGCGACCGCGCTGGCGGTACTGCTCGCATGTGGTGGCGAGCCCGACCCCGCGCCTCAGACGACCCCCTCGGGAGGGGCAGGCGAAGGCCCGGAGGCAGGCGAAGGCCCGGGAACGCCACCGCAGGCAGCGCCGCCAACCGCCGGCCCTTCGAGCACGCCCCGCAGGCCGCCACCCGAGCGCGCCCCTGCGCCCGACGGGACCCGCACGTACATGGACCTGATGACGCTCTCGCACCTGGCCGACGTGGACGTCGACGGGCTGTTCATCGACTTCGGCACCGCGGCACGACTCAAGTACACGTCGGGCAACTGGGGCAGCGGCTTCACCGGCGACCACGAGACGGCGGGGGTCACATGGAGCGGTTTCGGCACGGTCGGGCGCGTATGGTTTCCCGCCGAGGACGCGAGCGCGCGGCGCATCCACCTGCGCCTCAAGGCCGTCGGTGGCACGCGGCTGATCGCGTTCGTGAACGGCACGGAGGTGGGCGGTGGGCCCATCGAGGCCGGCGACTACCGCGACGTGCGCCTCGACGTGCCGGCGTCCGCCATGCGCACGGGGGAGAACACGCTCCTGCTGCGCGGGGACGCCACCAGCTCGGTGATGGGCGAGGACGTGTCCTTCGCGCTGGACACCATGAGCATCACGCGCGCCGACCGGGACACGGCGGAGCCTCTCCCCGCGCTCCTGACCTCCGTGAACGCCGCCGTGTCCCGCCGCGCGCTGAGGCTCCCCGGGGCGGGTAGCCTGTCGTATCATCTGCCCATCCCGCGCGACGCCACGTTGGTGGTGGGCGCCGCGCACGCCCCACACGAGGCCGAGGTGGCGTCCCGCGCCCAGGCGGCCGACAGCGCGCCCAGCCCGCGACCGGCCGGCAGCTCTACGCCCCAAGGGGCGAGCGCTGAAGACGCAGCGGGGGAAGCGCGCGCCGAGGTCGTGGTGACGCGGGATGGGGCCGAGCCGCAGACGCTCGCGACCATCCCGCTCGGGGACCGCTTCGAAGACCGCGCCCTCGACCTCGGCGCGTTCGCGGACCAGCACGTGCGCATCACGCTGCGCGGCATCGGCGGGGCGGTCGCGTTCAGTGACGTGCGCCTGGTCGTGCCCGCGCCCGTGGTCGAGCCCATCGCCGAGAGCGCGCACAACGTCATCGTCCTGACCATCGACACGCTGCGCGCCAGCAAGCTGCGCGCCTACAACCGGCGCTCGCGCGTACGCACGCCCGCGCTGGACGGCTTCGCCGAGAGCGCGACGCTGTTCGAGCGGGCGCAGAGCGCGGAGAACTGGACCAAGCCCTCGGTGGCCAGCATCTTGACCTCGCTCTACCCGGCCACCCACAACGCCAAGTACGACAACTCCTCGCTGCCCACGGAGGCGCTGCTGGTGTCGGAGGTGCTCGAGGGCGCGGGCTTCGCGACGGCCCAATTCTCGGCCAACGGCTACGTGTCGGACCGCTTCGGCTTCACGCAGGGCTTCAACCACGCGGTCAACTACATCCGCGAGACGCGCAGCACGGAGGCCGAGACAGTGTTCCGCGAGGCAGGCGACTGGATCGAAGCGCAGGTGGAGCGGCAGCGGACCGCGCGCGAAGCCGGTGAGTCCGCGCCGCGCTTCTTCACGTACATCCAGACCATCGACCCGCACGTGCCCTACGACCCGCCGGGCAACTTCCTCGAGATGTACTTCGAGGGGCCGTACACGGGGCAGATCCGCAACCGCAGCACCGGGGACCTCTTGGGCCGCGCCAAGCAGAACCCGCCGCGCGTGGTGTTCACGGAAGAGGACAAGCTCCGCCTCGCGGCGCTGCACGACGCCGAGATCAGCTACCACGACCACCACCTGGCGCGCTTCCTCGCGCGCATCGAGCGGCTCGGGCTGAACGAGAACACCCTCTTCGTCATCACCTCGGACCACGGCGAGGAGTTCGAAGAGCACGGCAGCTGGGGTCACGGCCACTCCGTGTACCAAGAGCTGCTGCACGTCCCGCTCATGATCCGCTGGCCAGGGGTGGCGCCCGCGGGCACGCGCATCCCCGACGTCGTGACCACGATGGACATCGCGCCGACCATGCTCGAGGCGCTCGGCATGCCTTCGCCGCCGGACTTCGAGGGGCGCTCGCTGCTGGGCTACCTGCGCGGCACGCCCCCCCCGGGGCCGCACGTGGCGTTCAGCGACTACCAGGAGACGCGACGCGTGATCCGCAGCCTCGACTCCAAGCTGATCCTGCGCAACAGCGGAACCTTCGTGCTGTTCGACCTGGCGGCCGATCCGGGCGAACGACGTGAGCTCGACGGCCGCGCGACGCCGATCACGCTGCGCACGCTGCGCACGCTCTCGGGCGTGTTCCTCGGCGCCGCCGACCGCCGCGGCTGGATCCTCGGTCGCCCGGGGCGCGCGCGTTCGCTCCGCGCCAACACGCAGATGACGCGTGAGCTGTGTGAGCAGCTGGCCGCGCTCGGCTACATCGTGGGCGACTGCAGCACCTTCCCGAGCGAGCGCCGCCGCTGAACGCACCCGACCCAGCACGCGCGCCAGCTACGGCCGGTCCGACGCTCGGACAGGCCGTAGACCACGCCGTTCAGTGACGCTCGAGGGCGTGCACCGTCAGCGTGACCTCGGCGCGCTCGGCCCCGCGCAGCGCCACGATGCGATGAGCACCGGCGACCGGCAACCAGCTGGCGGTCCCTTCGGGGAGCGCGCGGCCGTCCACCTCCCAGCGCACCTCGCCGTTGGGCACGTTCGCGCGCAGCTCGGTCGGGATGGGGCGCAGCGGGTCGACCCACCACTCGGCCGCGTCGCTCGGGTGCACCACACGGAGGGGCTCCGCCGAGCGTGTCGCGTCGCCCACCAGCCAGCCCTCGCTCAGCGCCCAGCCCGTGTAGCGCTCGTCGAAGTGTACGTCGCCGCTCGGGCCATGCACCGCGCACGTGGTGTCGGGCACGTGCCCCGGGACGAAGCGCTCGGCCAGGGTGGTCGGACAGCCGGTGTGCGGCAGCTCGCCTGAGAGCGCGCACACCGGCACCGTCTCGGTCAGCAGGGAAGGCGCGAAGGGCTCGAGGGGCGCGCCCGCCGACCGTCGCTGACGCGCCACCGAGAGGATGCGGGCCGCCACGGGAGCCGCGCCCTCGAAGCCGCTGACACGCTCGAGCGGCCCTCCGGCGGGGTCCCCCAGCCAGACCACCACCACCGCGTGGGCGTCGAACGCCACCGCCCACGCGTCGTGATAGCCGCTGGACGTGCCGGTCTTGAGCCCGAACGGCAGCCCCCCGGCTTCGGCCTCGAGGTCCCGCCCGAACGCCAGGCGCCGCGCGTCGCCGTCCGCGAGGATGTCGACGGTGACCGCCACCGCCGCAGGCGCGAACACGCGCGCGACGGGCGTCGGTTCATCGACGACAGCTTCGTCGTCGTGCTGTTCGTCGGCTGGCCCATGCGGTGCCTGCGGTGGCGCGTCAGGCGCGTCGTCGGCGCGGGGGGACGCGTCGTCACTGGCGTCCGTGTCATCGCCCGCCGCGCGTTCCTGTACGGCGTCGCCCTGCGGCTCATGCGCGCGGGACGCCTCCACCGGGTAGCGCTCGAGGGTCACGACGCGGCCGTCGTTGACGAGCGCCGTGTAGGCGCGACCGAGCTCCAGAGGGGAAACGCCCAGCCCGCCGAGCACCACCGCCGCGCCCACCTCCGCCGCGGAGGGCACCTCGTCGAACTGCAGGTCGCGCAGCCGGCTCACCAGCGCGGGCGTCCCGACCCGGCGCACCACGTCCAGCGCCGCGAGGTTCAAGCTGCCCGAGAGCGCCGCACGCGCGCGCACCGGACCGTGCTCGCGGCCGTCGTAGTTCTCCGCCTCGAAGTGCGTGCCCCCCGCGCCCGTCATGCCGCGCGCCGTGTCGTCGAGCAGCGTGGCCGCGTGCCCCCCGGACTCGAACAGCATGCTGTACGCGAAGGGCTTGAGAGTGGAGCCCGGCTGCCGGCGCGCCCGCAGCAGGTCCAGCTGCCCACCCGCGTGCTCGGCCCCTTCGCGCGCGGCGCCCACGTAGGCCAGCAGCTCCCCCGTGTGCGCGTCGATGACCACGCCAGCCGCGTTGCGCACGCCGCGTGGCTCGAGGCGCGTGACCGCCGCACGCAGCAGCTCCTCGCTCTCCTCCTGCAGCGTCGCATCGAGCGAGGTATGAATGACGCGCCCCCGCGAACGCGCCCCCGCCGGGACGTGGTCGTCGCGGTGGTCGGCCATCACGCGGTCCACGAAGCGCGCGGCACGGTAGGCACGCACGTGCTCCGTGAGGATGCGCGGCTGGCTCGCGAGCGCCTCCTCGAGCTCGGCCTCCGTGATGAAGCCACGCCGGTGCATGCGCCGCAGCACCTCGTCGCGTCGGACCAGCGCCGCCGCCAAGTGCCGACGCGGCTCGGTCGCGCTGGGCGCCCTTGGGATACCGGCGATGAGCGCGGCCTCCGCCACGCCGAGGTCGCGGGCCGGCACGCCGAAGTAGGCCTCGCTCGCGCGGGCCACGCCTACGATCTGGTCGCCGTAGGGGAGCCTGTTGACGTACTGCTCCAGGATCTCGTCCTTGCTGAGCATCCTCTCGAGCGCCAGGGCGCGCAGCACCTCGAGCGGCTTGCTCCACAGCCCGTGGGGACGCCCGTGCGTGAGCTTGATGGTCTGCTGCGTGATGGTGCTCGCCCCGCTGCGGTGCCCGACGGGCACCACGGCTTGCCCGAGCGCGCGGACCGTGGCCAGCAGATCGACCCCGACGTGATCACGGAAGCGTCCGTCCTCGGCGGCGATGATCGCATCGAGCAGCCGAGGGGACACGTCGCTCAGGGCCACCCAGCGCCGGTCGACGCCGTCAACGCGGGCCTGACGCAGCGGTACACCTTCACGGTCGAGTACGGTGAGGGCGTCGGGCGGCTGCACCAGGCGACGCTCATCGACGCTCACGAAGAACGACGCGAGGTAGCCGAGCGTCAGCGCGCCCAACGTGAGCCCGAAGGCCCACAGCGCCCCACGCGCGAGGCGGGAGCGCAGGCTCACTCGCGGACCACCTCCAGCACGAAGGCCGCCGAGTCGCCGCCCACGCTGGGGTCGTCCTCGGCCTCGAGCTGCGCGGGAGGCGCCACGAAGCGGCCCACGGACGTGGCGCGTACCGCATACGTGTACTCGCGCAGCCCACGGCCCAGACGCGACAGGCGGAAGTGCGCCCCGTTCGCCTCGAGCGAGCGGTCGTGTACGTCGCCCACCGAGCGCATGGCGTGGTGCCCGCTCGGGCCGACGACGTCGTCCTCGGGTCCCATCCCCAGCAGCGCGCGCAGCGCCGAACGGGGGCTGTCGTCGTTGAGGGTCTCGATGGCCTCCACGCCTGCTGGGAACGGGTCGTAGAGATAGACGCGCCCGTCGGCCTCGCCGTAGGCGAAGAGGCGCACGCGGATCATCTCGCCCAGGGCCACGCGCCCACCGGACTCGATGGTGCGTCCGTCCTCGCGCTCGTAGCGGCGGTGCAGCGTGATGGCGCCGCGCGGCTCCGCGAACTGCCCGTCCTCTACACGGTCCCCGAGGGGCTCGGCCCACTCCGCGTCCACCGCGAAGAAGACGGCCTGCCGCGCAGGCGACACCACGGTGAGCGAGTGCCCCGTGCCGCTCAGCTGCTGGGTGGCGACGCGGTAGCGCGCCCGCCCGCCCTCGGTCGAGCGCGGACGGATGGGCTGCCCATCGACGAGCACCGTCGGGGGCTCGGCGAACTCCGTGCCGAGCAGCGCCGCGTAAGCCGAGAGGGCACGCTGCGCGTCGGCCGCGGCCGCGAGGCTGTACCACCCGTAGCGGGAGCGGGGCTCCACGCGCCGCAGGAGCGACGCGACCGCCTCACCGATGACGGCGTCATCCGGACGAACGCGCAGCGCGAACTCCAGCACCGACGAGAGCGCGTCGATGGCCACCGCGTCGATCTGCTCTGGCAGCGCGGACTTGATCTCGTCCAGCAGCGTCGCGCGCACGTTGTGGTCGTCGGGCAGGGCCAGGCCGATGGACGCACGTCCGCCCACGCTGAGCGT contains:
- the purE gene encoding 5-(carboxyamino)imidazole ribonucleotide mutase; protein product: MTGSPSDLPVVVQARDVLDELGVPSDTRVLSAHRTPHEAVAYVQAAEEAGVEVFIACAGMAAHLAGVVAAHTTRPVIGVPLKSNALDGMDALLSTVMMPPGIPVATVAIDGAKNAAFLAARIVAGTRPEVRAQLVKQLEAGKTRYDLPVVGAPAQADSMGKRAAKSKK
- a CDS encoding LysR family transcriptional regulator: MGLRVSWPSETGYTRDVSLEQLETVVAIAEEGALVRAARRLHISQPPLTRKLRALEEELGTELFERRASGMTPTPAGRLFVERARAILASVEDARRVVAPGPAPRVG
- the map gene encoding type I methionyl aminopeptidase, whose amino-acid sequence is MRERIPLLNEKQQAAMRRAGRAAAQTLARAAASVRAGLTTGEIDALVARDTKERGGRCAQYHYRVGRQVFPAHVCTSVNEVVCHGIPGPRALRDGDIVNVDVTTELRGWHGDTSRTLRVGTPGPDAAHVVDVAERALAVGIAAVRPGATLHELGAAIEAFVQREGCSVVRDFGGHGIGRQMHMAPHVPHHACSTPGPQLVPGMCFTVEPMVCLGAPHVRVLADGWTVVTADGRLSAQAEHTLLVTEDGVEVLTRAPDDA
- a CDS encoding sulfatase gives rise to the protein MKQSPRWSHPSKKRGARAARVLTPSVATALAVLLACGGEPDPAPQTTPSGGAGEGPEAGEGPGTPPQAAPPTAGPSSTPRRPPPERAPAPDGTRTYMDLMTLSHLADVDVDGLFIDFGTAARLKYTSGNWGSGFTGDHETAGVTWSGFGTVGRVWFPAEDASARRIHLRLKAVGGTRLIAFVNGTEVGGGPIEAGDYRDVRLDVPASAMRTGENTLLLRGDATSSVMGEDVSFALDTMSITRADRDTAEPLPALLTSVNAAVSRRALRLPGAGSLSYHLPIPRDATLVVGAAHAPHEAEVASRAQAADSAPSPRPAGSSTPQGASAEDAAGEARAEVVVTRDGAEPQTLATIPLGDRFEDRALDLGAFADQHVRITLRGIGGAVAFSDVRLVVPAPVVEPIAESAHNVIVLTIDTLRASKLRAYNRRSRVRTPALDGFAESATLFERAQSAENWTKPSVASILTSLYPATHNAKYDNSSLPTEALLVSEVLEGAGFATAQFSANGYVSDRFGFTQGFNHAVNYIRETRSTEAETVFREAGDWIEAQVERQRTAREAGESAPRFFTYIQTIDPHVPYDPPGNFLEMYFEGPYTGQIRNRSTGDLLGRAKQNPPRVVFTEEDKLRLAALHDAEISYHDHHLARFLARIERLGLNENTLFVITSDHGEEFEEHGSWGHGHSVYQELLHVPLMIRWPGVAPAGTRIPDVVTTMDIAPTMLEALGMPSPPDFEGRSLLGYLRGTPPPGPHVAFSDYQETRRVIRSLDSKLILRNSGTFVLFDLAADPGERRELDGRATPITLRTLRTLSGVFLGAADRRGWILGRPGRARSLRANTQMTRELCEQLAALGYIVGDCSTFPSERRR